A single genomic interval of Methanooceanicella nereidis harbors:
- a CDS encoding thioredoxin family protein, with the protein MIKTKTTILAVSVVICMMAFAGIVSSQSMQQPVLKSKVTMADIDEALKSGPVFLEFETQECGYCKQQRPMTEELAGEYSGKVTFMFIDANQNRDIARTFLVSGVPQMNIIAKKENGEYTYVGKDGKASGNINDSRFRGLTQKDTLKTALDAAVNMRG; encoded by the coding sequence ATGATAAAAACAAAAACTACAATACTGGCCGTATCAGTCGTAATTTGTATGATGGCCTTTGCCGGCATCGTTTCGTCACAGTCTATGCAACAGCCCGTGTTAAAGTCGAAGGTAACGATGGCCGACATCGATGAGGCTTTGAAGTCCGGGCCGGTATTCCTCGAGTTCGAGACCCAGGAGTGCGGGTACTGTAAACAGCAGCGCCCCATGACAGAAGAGCTTGCGGGGGAATATTCCGGAAAAGTGACCTTCATGTTCATCGATGCGAACCAAAACAGGGATATTGCGAGAACATTTCTTGTGTCCGGCGTGCCGCAGATGAACATCATAGCAAAGAAGGAGAACGGAGAATACACCTACGTCGGAAAGGACGGTAAGGCTTCCGGGAACATCAACGATTCAAGGTTCAGAGGACTGACACAAAAAGATACATTAAAGACGGCTCTCGATGCGGCGGTAAACATGAGAGGATAG
- a CDS encoding nucleoside-triphosphatase: protein MSRVKNFLLTGRPGIGKTTAIISAIRSLDTDPGGFYTEEMRTGRERKGFEIVSLSNERKVLALKGLKSGHRVGPYGLDMGVMDTFAVDLIKDAMKNKTLIMIDEIGRMELMSENFKDIVIKALDSDKPVMGVIMKKDNEFSKEIKNREDTIIIEVTEANRDKIPDTLKTLVSGVLT, encoded by the coding sequence ATGAGCCGCGTAAAAAATTTTCTATTGACAGGAAGACCGGGAATCGGAAAAACCACTGCTATAATATCCGCCATAAGATCATTGGATACGGATCCTGGAGGATTCTATACTGAGGAGATGCGCACAGGCAGAGAAAGGAAAGGGTTCGAGATAGTATCGCTTTCGAATGAGAGGAAAGTCCTCGCATTAAAAGGCTTAAAGAGCGGCCACAGGGTTGGACCGTACGGCCTGGATATGGGAGTAATGGACACGTTCGCCGTCGACCTCATCAAGGACGCAATGAAAAATAAAACGCTAATAATGATTGATGAGATAGGCAGGATGGAGCTTATGTCGGAAAATTTCAAAGACATTGTGATAAAGGCACTGGACTCCGATAAGCCTGTGATGGGCGTCATAATGAAGAAGGATAATGAATTTTCGAAGGAGATCAAGAACAGGGAGGACACCATTATCATTGAGGTGACAGAAGCTAACAGGGATAAAATACCGGACACACTAAAAACTCTCGTAAGCGGTGTTTTAACTTAG
- a CDS encoding FAD-dependent oxidoreductase, with protein MLVKKLELDCDNVIIGSGLAGLTAALRLKGNTIVLSRGFGATAISSGVLSFNARRDLPAEEWFLGSMKDTGCGYSCGNALTDMLVHREGLVQDIMAFSDDPAIISLNGQIPPSPGFNVRGIRFLEGKSYQEIAKLIETDPDVLRSFSQELSGIDAGSLLIPPVLGIASSHDIRERLQKELGASVYEYISSPSVHGMRLIQALRKKAMSQKNVMILDLSKADRIVEGRVMGRTGTKAKREFHVTASNLFIATGGPLTGLCIDGDTVYEPLTGMVISHDIEADLNDAFLSEHKIMRKGIGAYPGMKYGFDNARAIGAVAQGFGLYGALISGYHAGDDL; from the coding sequence ATGTTAGTAAAAAAACTCGAGCTTGATTGTGATAACGTTATAATAGGCTCCGGCCTGGCGGGACTTACGGCGGCTTTACGGCTGAAGGGCAATACGATAGTCCTTTCCCGGGGCTTCGGAGCCACTGCCATATCCAGCGGCGTGCTCTCGTTTAATGCCCGTCGCGACCTTCCTGCGGAAGAATGGTTCCTGGGATCGATGAAGGATACGGGCTGCGGCTATTCCTGCGGTAATGCCCTCACAGATATGCTGGTTCACCGTGAGGGGCTGGTCCAGGATATCATGGCGTTCTCGGACGACCCGGCCATCATATCTCTCAACGGGCAAATACCGCCTTCACCGGGCTTTAATGTCAGGGGCATTAGATTTTTAGAGGGGAAGTCATATCAGGAGATCGCTAAGCTTATTGAGACCGATCCGGATGTACTTCGGTCGTTTTCGCAGGAGCTTTCCGGCATTGATGCCGGGTCTCTTTTGATCCCGCCTGTGCTGGGCATTGCATCCTCGCACGACATCAGGGAGAGGCTACAGAAGGAGCTTGGCGCGAGCGTATATGAGTACATATCATCGCCATCCGTCCACGGCATGCGACTTATACAGGCCTTAAGAAAAAAAGCCATGTCTCAAAAAAACGTCATGATACTTGACCTTTCCAAAGCCGACCGCATAGTAGAGGGGCGTGTCATGGGTCGTACCGGCACAAAGGCAAAAAGAGAGTTCCATGTAACCGCATCAAATCTTTTTATCGCGACAGGGGGTCCGCTTACCGGCCTTTGTATCGATGGCGATACTGTGTACGAGCCTCTCACCGGTATGGTAATATCCCATGACATCGAGGCCGACCTGAACGACGCGTTCCTGTCGGAGCATAAAATAATGAGAAAAGGAATAGGGGCCTATCCGGGCATGAAATACGGTTTTGACAATGCGAGGGCCATCGGGGCTGTAGCACAGGGTTTCGGGCTGTATGGCGCGTTGATCTCCGGATACCATGCGGGTGACGACCTATGA
- a CDS encoding DUF362 domain-containing protein, with protein MPFEVSVIKCDTYEEEKLTAAVKDSLAPLGGLESVVKKGDRVLIKLNLLSSKEPGKAVTTNPALVKTVVKMVQQLGAVPIVGDSPGGRNTGSSYETLLERTGIRQIADDTGCEVVNFDEEKLDVVSDKSRVFKKLTVAKIVTDVDAVICLPKLKTHQFIYYTGAVKLLYGYVPGMLKTEYHLHTGKDVNVFADLLLDIYESFTPQINIMDAIVGMEGPGPQSGIPRNVGLIISSKSGPALDLVATSVIGFDPMIVPTIKKAYERGIGPSGTGEIKIFGEPLENVMVEDFKKPETLMMAMVPPVFMNLASRLLGTRPVIDASMCVMCGKCARDCPPKAISFKKGAVPAINYNACLRCYCCQELCPEGAVKVTLPLIRKLLKT; from the coding sequence ATGCCTTTTGAAGTCTCGGTCATAAAATGCGACACATACGAAGAAGAAAAGCTTACGGCAGCGGTGAAGGATAGTCTTGCCCCATTAGGCGGCCTTGAAAGCGTAGTCAAGAAGGGTGACAGGGTCCTCATTAAATTGAACCTGCTGTCATCAAAAGAGCCCGGAAAGGCAGTCACCACCAACCCTGCACTTGTAAAGACAGTTGTAAAGATGGTCCAGCAGTTGGGGGCTGTCCCGATAGTTGGCGATTCTCCGGGAGGCAGGAACACGGGCTCATCATATGAGACGCTTCTCGAAAGAACGGGTATCAGGCAGATCGCCGATGATACGGGCTGCGAGGTCGTAAATTTTGACGAAGAAAAGCTTGACGTGGTGTCGGATAAGTCGAGGGTGTTTAAAAAGCTCACTGTGGCAAAGATCGTCACGGACGTCGATGCGGTCATATGCCTGCCCAAGCTCAAGACACACCAGTTCATATACTATACTGGCGCCGTCAAGCTCCTGTACGGCTATGTCCCCGGCATGCTGAAGACAGAGTATCACCTGCATACAGGAAAGGACGTCAACGTTTTTGCCGACCTTCTTCTTGATATATATGAGAGTTTTACGCCGCAGATCAACATAATGGACGCGATCGTAGGAATGGAGGGCCCGGGACCGCAGAGCGGCATACCGCGCAATGTGGGATTGATAATTTCAAGTAAAAGCGGCCCTGCCCTGGATCTTGTAGCGACTTCTGTCATAGGCTTTGACCCGATGATAGTGCCCACCATAAAAAAGGCATATGAAAGGGGTATCGGACCGTCGGGTACGGGTGAGATAAAGATATTCGGGGAACCCCTGGAAAATGTCATGGTAGAGGATTTTAAAAAGCCGGAGACGCTGATGATGGCCATGGTGCCGCCTGTGTTCATGAACTTGGCGAGCAGGCTTCTTGGAACACGGCCGGTGATAGACGCATCCATGTGTGTCATGTGCGGCAAATGCGCGAGAGACTGCCCTCCGAAAGCTATCAGTTTTAAAAAAGGAGCCGTACCTGCGATCAATTATAATGCTTGCCTGAGATGCTATTGCTGCCAGGAGCTCTGTCCGGAAGGAGCCGTTAAAGTAACCCTGCCGTTAATAAGAAAATTATTGAAGACCTGA
- a CDS encoding flavodoxin domain-containing protein produces the protein MELVGRNKRILIVYDTRGGTTNEVVGWIMDGAMSAGAYVEARTPKNVDTLDYDLIVIGSPIYNEEPMGSISDFMAQENLRGKKIALFVVCFAGVFGMRNFMVRKYLDELKGSCAGNIIYETSFDAAMGPWRKLNRAICFDFGKELAGPRRPTQTPLSVI, from the coding sequence ATGGAGTTAGTGGGTAGAAATAAGCGTATCCTCATAGTTTACGATACCCGGGGTGGTACGACAAACGAGGTCGTAGGCTGGATAATGGATGGTGCTATGTCAGCCGGCGCTTATGTTGAGGCGAGGACGCCTAAAAACGTCGATACTCTTGATTACGACCTGATAGTCATAGGTTCGCCTATTTATAATGAAGAGCCGATGGGCAGCATAAGCGACTTCATGGCGCAGGAAAACCTTCGGGGAAAGAAAATTGCACTTTTCGTCGTATGCTTCGCCGGTGTATTTGGCATGAGGAACTTCATGGTCCGCAAGTATCTTGACGAACTAAAGGGATCATGCGCGGGTAACATAATTTATGAGACCTCTTTCGATGCTGCTATGGGGCCGTGGAGAAAGCTCAACAGGGCTATATGCTTTGACTTCGGAAAAGAGCTCGCAGGACCTAGAAGGCCGACACAGACACCTCTTAGCGTGATCTGA
- a CDS encoding ABC transporter permease subunit yields the protein MNKIKIIMEKEFDEFLKNKLLLGSTILIPLLFVVIASGLLLGVTYFPDLNNQDDLQMYLKLLPNASEMSAQEVMLMIFSKGLLTFFMMIPAIIPMMISSYSIIGEKKNRTLEPLLAAPISVYDILIGKTLASIIPALIMTYVAATLFIIVVTVGTYSIVNKFLFLDPMWFIGLFVLAPLLAFMGVLLTIIISSRVNDPRSAQQISVVIILPIMGLFISQMTGLFLLDIKIIAIVTAVALLADIGILVLGKELFDREEILTRWT from the coding sequence ATGAATAAGATCAAGATAATAATGGAAAAAGAGTTTGATGAGTTCTTAAAAAATAAGCTCCTGCTAGGAAGTACCATCCTGATACCGCTGCTGTTCGTCGTCATCGCGTCGGGATTATTACTTGGTGTGACATATTTCCCGGACTTGAACAATCAGGATGATCTTCAAATGTACCTGAAGCTATTGCCTAATGCTTCGGAGATGTCGGCACAGGAAGTCATGTTAATGATATTTTCGAAAGGATTGTTGACCTTTTTCATGATGATCCCGGCAATAATACCCATGATGATATCGTCATACAGCATCATAGGTGAAAAGAAGAACCGAACACTGGAGCCTTTACTTGCTGCGCCAATATCAGTTTACGATATACTGATAGGTAAAACGCTGGCTTCCATCATACCGGCGCTCATTATGACGTATGTTGCTGCGACATTGTTCATCATCGTTGTGACAGTGGGCACATATTCTATAGTGAACAAGTTCCTGTTCCTCGACCCGATGTGGTTCATCGGACTCTTTGTGCTGGCCCCGCTGCTCGCCTTTATGGGCGTGCTCCTCACGATAATAATATCGTCCAGGGTGAACGACCCGAGATCTGCGCAGCAGATAAGCGTCGTGATAATACTGCCCATCATGGGGCTTTTCATAAGCCAGATGACCGGGCTCTTCTTGCTTGACATCAAGATAATCGCGATAGTGACCGCAGTCGCGCTGCTGGCAGACATCGGCATACTGGTGCTGGGTAAAGAGCTTTTCGACCGCGAAGAGATCCTTACACGCTGGACGTGA
- a CDS encoding pyridoxal phosphate-dependent aminotransferase, translated as MAIDFNDRVKEMNISGIRKIFEAAGPGSINLGIGQPDFDTPQHIKDEAIKAINEGFTGYTSNMGMPELREALSKKFKAENGLDYSPSEIMVTSGASEGIYIALQALCNTGDEVIVPDPGFVSYSALSRLSGASVVPVPLGSKLKYDPEKLKDHITRNTKVIVLNSPSNPTGMVQSEEEIKAIADIASDRNVTIISDEVYEHFIYEGKHVSPAKYSDNVVTINAASKTYSMTGWRLGYLAARPEYIEQILKVHQYVQAAACSISQRAALAAVTGPQECVAEMREEFRKRRDYLLGELHAMGIDCVTPQGAFYAFPYIGDDNKAVTELLKNGVISTPGTAFGQCGKGYVRFSYATSLENIKKATGIMKRVLC; from the coding sequence ATGGCCATCGATTTTAACGACAGGGTAAAGGAGATGAATATCTCCGGGATAAGAAAGATATTCGAAGCTGCGGGACCGGGTTCCATAAACCTGGGCATAGGGCAGCCGGACTTTGACACTCCGCAGCACATCAAAGATGAAGCCATAAAGGCGATCAACGAAGGCTTCACCGGGTATACTTCCAATATGGGCATGCCCGAGCTAAGGGAAGCGCTCTCAAAGAAATTCAAGGCCGAGAACGGCCTCGACTACTCGCCTTCCGAGATAATGGTCACTTCAGGGGCCAGTGAAGGGATATACATCGCGCTACAGGCGTTATGCAACACCGGCGACGAGGTCATAGTCCCCGACCCGGGCTTTGTTTCATATTCCGCGCTTTCCAGGCTTTCAGGGGCTTCTGTAGTGCCCGTCCCGCTTGGATCTAAGCTAAAGTATGACCCGGAAAAGCTCAAGGATCACATAACACGCAATACTAAAGTTATCGTGCTCAATTCCCCTTCGAACCCGACGGGAATGGTCCAGTCCGAAGAAGAGATCAAGGCAATAGCGGATATCGCGTCGGACAGGAACGTGACTATAATTTCGGACGAGGTATATGAGCATTTCATATATGAAGGCAAGCATGTGAGCCCTGCTAAATATTCGGACAACGTCGTAACTATCAACGCGGCATCCAAGACCTACTCTATGACCGGGTGGAGGCTCGGTTACCTTGCGGCAAGGCCGGAATACATAGAGCAGATACTAAAGGTGCACCAGTATGTCCAGGCAGCGGCCTGCTCGATATCGCAGAGGGCGGCACTGGCTGCCGTTACCGGCCCGCAGGAATGTGTCGCCGAAATGCGAGAGGAGTTCAGGAAAAGACGCGATTATCTCCTCGGAGAGCTCCACGCGATGGGAATAGATTGCGTAACGCCTCAGGGTGCTTTTTATGCCTTCCCGTATATCGGGGATGATAACAAGGCCGTTACAGAACTCTTGAAGAACGGCGTGATATCCACGCCCGGAACCGCGTTCGGACAGTGCGGCAAGGGTTATGTCCGTTTCTCTTATGCGACATCTCTTGAAAATATTAAAAAGGCGACCGGCATAATGAAAAGGGTATTGTGCTGA
- a CDS encoding ABC transporter ATP-binding protein, which produces MIEASGLTRNFGNFTAVDHIDLNVKKGEVFGFLGPNGAGKTTTVRLLSCLIRPSSGDAQICGHDIMDPNEAKEIRNKVGILTENSGFYDCLSVRKNLLFYADLYRVDRRMAEKNIEYYLKLFGLWELRNSNIGGFSKGMRQKLALTRCLVHEPSVLFLDEPTSGLDPESARIVRESILTLKNEGKTVFLCTHNLDEAERLCDRIGIMNRRLLDVNSPEKLKNMAYGRKVVVRLERMLDPVYDAISGMNTVKGFEAHENNLVIEVEDPEIDNADIINRIVLAGGRIQFVSELRHSLEDVYIKLVGDSCEH; this is translated from the coding sequence ATGATAGAAGCCTCGGGATTGACCAGGAACTTCGGTAATTTTACAGCTGTGGACCATATCGACCTTAACGTTAAGAAAGGCGAAGTATTTGGTTTTTTGGGGCCTAACGGAGCCGGCAAGACCACCACGGTCAGATTATTATCCTGTCTTATAAGGCCGAGCTCAGGGGATGCGCAGATATGCGGCCATGACATCATGGACCCGAACGAAGCTAAGGAGATCAGGAATAAAGTGGGCATCCTGACTGAGAACTCAGGGTTCTATGACTGCCTCAGCGTCAGAAAGAACCTCTTGTTTTACGCGGACCTTTACAGGGTAGACCGCCGAATGGCTGAAAAGAACATTGAGTATTATCTCAAACTATTTGGACTGTGGGAACTGCGAAACTCGAACATAGGAGGCTTTTCAAAAGGCATGAGGCAAAAGCTTGCCCTGACCAGATGCCTTGTCCATGAGCCGAGCGTACTTTTTTTGGACGAGCCGACATCCGGACTGGACCCCGAATCTGCAAGGATAGTGAGAGAATCGATATTAACCCTGAAAAATGAGGGAAAAACGGTATTTTTATGCACACACAACCTGGACGAGGCGGAAAGACTGTGCGACCGCATAGGGATAATGAACAGGCGGCTGTTAGATGTGAACAGCCCCGAAAAACTAAAGAACATGGCTTACGGCAGAAAGGTCGTCGTCAGGCTGGAGCGGATGCTGGATCCGGTATATGACGCGATATCCGGCATGAACACGGTAAAGGGCTTCGAAGCGCATGAGAATAACCTCGTCATAGAAGTCGAGGACCCCGAGATAGACAACGCCGACATCATTAACAGGATAGTGCTTGCTGGAGGCAGGATCCAGTTTGTCAGCGAACTCAGGCACTCGCTGGAGGACGTATACATCAAGCTCGTAGGTGATAGCTGTGAGCATTGA
- a CDS encoding (Fe-S)-binding protein, protein MSDQCVKCGICETVCPSCLSSLRALDLDRSKMISREVLNCTTCNLCVSLCPRGVAITKAIENVRKNIITKGYQETLDYISTYECSIVPSSIPEVKPHKSKVAYYAGCLTTYRQRQIADAVCYTMGHMGIDFTRIPEVCCGSPLNRIGRFDLARNTLEKNLKELRKWGVETVITSCPGCTSTFLEYQDEFEVVHYLDLYDEYDIYNGLKKSDIVATLQYPCHLYRNVSPYTMVIAEKLLDRMYEYVRVSSPESCCGAGGGVRRNDLGLSRNLRAKKVGEIRSLKPDIVATACPQCNFHLSEDISGVIDVCVLVARNLGYDG, encoded by the coding sequence ATGAGCGACCAGTGTGTTAAATGCGGCATATGCGAGACTGTTTGTCCTTCATGTCTAAGCTCACTCAGGGCGCTCGATCTTGACCGTTCTAAGATGATCTCCCGTGAAGTGCTTAACTGTACAACCTGTAACCTGTGCGTATCCTTATGCCCGAGAGGTGTGGCGATAACAAAGGCCATCGAAAATGTCCGTAAGAATATAATAACTAAAGGATATCAGGAAACGCTGGACTATATTTCAACTTATGAATGCTCGATAGTACCGTCGTCCATTCCCGAGGTCAAGCCTCACAAGTCTAAGGTCGCATACTATGCAGGCTGTCTTACGACTTACAGGCAGAGGCAGATAGCGGACGCGGTATGCTATACGATGGGGCATATGGGCATTGATTTCACGAGAATACCCGAAGTGTGCTGCGGCTCACCTCTAAACCGTATAGGCCGCTTTGATCTTGCAAGGAATACTCTGGAAAAGAATCTTAAAGAGCTGAGAAAATGGGGTGTAGAGACAGTCATAACGTCATGTCCCGGATGCACATCCACTTTCCTGGAATATCAGGATGAGTTTGAGGTCGTTCACTACCTGGACCTTTATGATGAGTATGATATTTATAACGGTCTTAAAAAGTCTGACATTGTGGCGACTTTACAGTATCCTTGCCATCTTTATCGCAATGTCTCACCTTACACCATGGTCATAGCTGAAAAGCTTCTCGACAGGATGTATGAATACGTACGGGTATCATCCCCTGAAAGCTGTTGCGGCGCGGGCGGCGGCGTCCGCAGGAACGACCTCGGGCTTTCAAGAAACCTGAGGGCTAAAAAGGTCGGCGAAATTCGTTCGTTAAAGCCCGATATAGTGGCTACTGCATGCCCGCAATGTAACTTCCACCTATCGGAAGACATATCCGGCGTGATCGACGTTTGCGTGCTCGTCGCAAGAAATCTGGGATATGACGGGTGA
- a CDS encoding ABC transporter permease subunit, whose amino-acid sequence MSIDTFVIMRKEFEEVIKNKYILSTMASFPLVFSIAIPMIYLLTIPSNISEADVAMFEGLIPNFDSMTPQQSLIYYIVQSNLPFYLMMPSVIPTLISSYSIVGEKKGGTLEPLLATPVSSRDILLGKSLAAVIPSVLITWFSFLIYMTLVDAMTFKIFNYPILPNTLWFVSIFITAPLLTLMSVYLSILVSSKVNDIRAAQQISAVFVVPIMGVFVLQLFGYVSIDISTMIFFSLIIFIMDIILVRAGTKIFRREEILTKWA is encoded by the coding sequence GTGAGCATTGACACTTTTGTCATAATGCGGAAAGAGTTCGAGGAGGTAATAAAGAACAAATATATACTCTCGACGATGGCCAGTTTTCCGCTCGTGTTCTCGATAGCGATACCGATGATATATCTATTGACCATCCCCTCTAACATATCTGAAGCAGACGTGGCCATGTTCGAAGGACTGATCCCGAACTTTGATTCGATGACACCGCAGCAGTCGCTTATATACTATATTGTCCAGAGCAACCTTCCGTTTTACCTGATGATGCCCAGCGTTATCCCTACCCTGATATCATCATATAGTATCGTAGGGGAAAAGAAAGGAGGAACTCTCGAACCGCTGCTCGCTACGCCGGTATCCTCCAGGGACATCCTCCTGGGTAAAAGCCTGGCAGCTGTGATACCGTCCGTATTGATAACATGGTTCTCGTTCCTGATATATATGACACTGGTCGACGCGATGACGTTTAAGATATTCAATTACCCGATATTGCCAAACACATTATGGTTCGTGTCCATCTTCATAACAGCGCCCCTGCTGACATTGATGTCGGTGTACCTTTCCATACTTGTATCATCAAAAGTGAATGATATACGGGCGGCGCAGCAGATAAGCGCGGTCTTCGTCGTACCCATCATGGGAGTGTTCGTCCTGCAGCTATTCGGCTACGTATCAATTGACATTAGCACCATGATCTTTTTCAGCCTTATCATTTTTATCATGGACATCATACTTGTAAGAGCCGGGACAAAAATATTCCGAAGAGAAGAGATACTGACAAAATGGGCATGA
- a CDS encoding UV damage endonuclease UvsE: MRIGYAAIPYEKKLLPVTSKKSASITIERLAKVAGYTHELGIDLYRIPANISPHENIESIEKAKDDIKCLGELFRRLDIRTCFHVTYYCIMNSPNPKVIENSINELNCMYLYDKYAGGGNHIELHAGGAYGDRQSSIRRFIDNVLKLEEPIFKMIRLENEEHEGKIGTIEELFLINRETGIPLIFDVAHYRVNPLERKKPVREIVKAFLDTWAEATTFPMLHYSTTPPGSGTHLPVDPVDFWEYVDGLKGLSFDIMLETKEKERDVLKVKAYKTR; encoded by the coding sequence ATGAGGATAGGATATGCGGCAATACCTTATGAGAAAAAGCTTCTTCCGGTGACAAGTAAAAAGAGCGCTTCGATAACAATAGAACGCCTTGCAAAAGTCGCCGGGTATACTCATGAACTCGGCATCGACCTATACCGCATACCGGCTAACATCTCCCCGCATGAGAATATCGAAAGCATCGAAAAAGCAAAGGACGATATAAAATGCCTGGGAGAGCTTTTTAGAAGGCTAGACATCAGGACATGCTTCCATGTGACCTATTATTGTATAATGAACTCCCCGAATCCAAAAGTCATTGAGAATTCTATCAACGAGCTAAACTGTATGTACCTTTATGATAAATACGCCGGAGGCGGAAATCATATCGAATTACACGCAGGCGGCGCATACGGCGACAGGCAAAGTTCTATACGGCGTTTTATAGATAATGTCCTGAAGCTTGAAGAGCCGATATTCAAGATGATCCGCCTCGAGAACGAGGAACATGAGGGGAAGATCGGCACCATAGAGGAGCTGTTCTTAATCAACCGCGAGACTGGTATACCGCTCATATTCGATGTCGCTCATTATCGTGTCAACCCCCTTGAGAGAAAAAAGCCTGTGCGGGAGATAGTGAAGGCGTTCTTAGACACATGGGCAGAAGCCACCACATTTCCCATGCTTCATTATTCCACCACGCCTCCCGGCTCCGGTACGCATCTGCCCGTAGATCCTGTTGACTTCTGGGAATATGTGGACGGACTAAAAGGCCTGAGCTTTGACATCATGCTGGAGACAAAAGAAAAAGAAAGAGACGTCTTAAAAGTAAAGGCTTACAAGACCCGATAA
- a CDS encoding ABC transporter ATP-binding protein has protein sequence MIEIKDLCRSFGKNNVVDNLNLTIKTGEVFGFLGPNGAGKTTTVRMLSCLIKPTSGTAYHDGLDICKENDAMQIRKQIGILTETPGLYDSMSAYKNLDFYGKLYEVDENLRKERIEHYLKMLGLWEKKDKSVGGFSKGMKQKMAIARCLIHDPKVLFLDEPTSGLDPEASRIVRDFILELKKEGHTIFICTHNLDEADRLCDRIGIFRGTLLGVDEPSRLKSSLYGRTVKVQLKNVTPSIIDAVRSLNFINNVETNGSSLTLGMSSPETENPELIRTLVKAGADIQFVSEDRKTLEEVYFKVLGVSR, from the coding sequence TTGATAGAGATTAAGGACCTTTGCCGGTCCTTCGGAAAGAACAATGTGGTGGACAACCTGAACCTCACCATTAAGACGGGTGAGGTCTTTGGCTTCCTGGGGCCGAACGGCGCGGGAAAAACCACTACAGTAAGGATGCTGTCATGCCTGATAAAACCGACATCAGGGACGGCATACCATGACGGGCTTGACATTTGTAAGGAAAACGACGCCATGCAGATCCGTAAGCAGATAGGCATACTCACAGAGACGCCGGGGCTTTATGATTCCATGAGCGCGTATAAGAACCTTGACTTTTATGGAAAGCTTTACGAGGTAGATGAAAACTTACGCAAAGAGCGTATTGAGCATTATCTTAAAATGCTCGGGCTCTGGGAGAAGAAGGATAAATCCGTAGGCGGTTTCTCCAAGGGTATGAAGCAGAAAATGGCGATAGCCAGATGCCTGATACATGACCCCAAAGTGCTTTTCCTGGACGAGCCGACGTCCGGTCTCGACCCGGAAGCTTCGCGTATCGTGAGAGACTTCATATTAGAGCTAAAGAAAGAAGGCCACACCATTTTCATATGCACGCATAACCTGGACGAGGCGGACAGGCTTTGCGACAGGATAGGAATATTCAGGGGTACGCTCCTCGGTGTCGACGAGCCTTCAAGGCTGAAGAGTTCGCTATATGGCAGGACTGTCAAGGTACAGCTCAAGAACGTCACGCCTTCGATAATAGACGCGGTAAGATCGCTCAATTTTATCAATAATGTAGAGACTAACGGCAGCAGCCTGACGCTTGGTATGAGTTCGCCCGAAACCGAGAACCCGGAGCTCATAAGAACCCTTGTAAAGGCCGGGGCCGACATTCAGTTTGTATCCGAGGACAGAAAAACGCTCGAAGAGGTATACTTCAAGGTACTGGGGGTATCGAGATGA